From Pusillibacter faecalis, one genomic window encodes:
- a CDS encoding DegV family protein yields the protein MNPQKIALLTDSCADLSVQMVQEYHIFVVPLRILCADGEYADGVDIHGADIYRRLHNGELPQTSLPSGAYIEKVLRQIWEEGYDGVIAVMLSSGLSGTYNLVRLAAEECGNLLPVRVFDSVSGSLGQGATVLQLAEDIRGGMSWEELTERRAPQLIANTFPFFSVDTLEYLQKGGRIGKVTATAGTLLQIKPIITFADDGQLKSIAKVRGRNQVISKLIELTVQRCGEHRRYNLAVANGGAPEEMQLVRQRLTEALPNYDHIWEGEIDGTLSVYIGDGVLGAAVQVLD from the coding sequence ATGAACCCACAAAAGATCGCTTTGCTGACGGACTCCTGTGCGGACCTCTCTGTGCAGATGGTGCAGGAATATCACATTTTTGTGGTGCCGCTGCGGATTCTCTGTGCAGATGGGGAATATGCCGACGGGGTGGATATCCACGGCGCGGACATCTACCGCCGCCTGCACAATGGCGAGCTGCCCCAAACGTCGCTGCCGTCAGGCGCGTATATTGAAAAGGTGCTGCGGCAGATTTGGGAAGAGGGATATGACGGCGTGATTGCTGTCATGCTCTCCAGCGGACTTTCCGGGACGTATAATTTGGTGCGCCTGGCGGCGGAGGAATGCGGGAATTTGCTGCCGGTGCGGGTGTTTGACTCTGTCAGCGGATCGCTGGGGCAGGGGGCCACAGTGCTGCAACTGGCCGAGGATATCCGCGGCGGCATGAGCTGGGAGGAGCTAACAGAGCGCCGGGCGCCGCAGCTGATTGCAAATACCTTCCCCTTTTTCTCTGTGGACACGTTGGAGTATCTGCAAAAGGGCGGGCGCATCGGCAAAGTGACCGCCACGGCGGGAACGCTTTTGCAGATCAAGCCGATTATTACCTTTGCCGACGATGGACAGCTCAAATCCATTGCCAAGGTGCGGGGCCGGAACCAGGTCATCAGCAAGCTGATTGAATTGACTGTGCAGCGCTGCGGCGAGCACCGGCGCTATAATCTGGCGGTGGCCAACGGCGGCGCGCCGGAGGAGATGCAGCTGGTGCGCCAGAGGCTGACGGAGGCCCTGCCCAACTACGACCACATCTGGGAGGGCGAAATCGACGGCACGCTCAGCGTTTATATTGGCGACGGCGTGCTGGGCGCTGCGGTCCAAGTATTAGATTAA
- a CDS encoding AbrB/MazE/SpoVT family DNA-binding domain-containing protein, which produces MEYNFERSLDELGRVVLPVDGRRALALREGDILSVQVDPQQQTLILKKQTPSCLICRGTENLRPLPNRTWLCKACINNLNK; this is translated from the coding sequence ATGGAATACAACTTTGAACGAAGCCTGGACGAATTAGGACGCGTTGTGCTCCCGGTGGATGGCCGCCGTGCCCTGGCCCTCCGGGAAGGCGATATCCTCAGCGTCCAGGTGGACCCCCAGCAACAGACCCTGATTTTAAAAAAGCAGACCCCCTCCTGCCTGATCTGCCGGGGTACGGAAAACCTCAGACCCCTGCCAAACCGCACCTGGCTGTGCAAGGCGTGCATCAACAACCTGAACAAATGA
- a CDS encoding helix-turn-helix domain-containing protein, whose product MMNAKAVGKRLQALRRSAGLTQENVAEALGISDNYVSNIETGRDICSMVVLLGMANLYHASMDYILGESLAYNLDKEADGERRAALLHEISRLDEVSCGHLLKYIRLMRDTEQ is encoded by the coding sequence ATGATGAATGCAAAAGCGGTTGGAAAAAGGCTGCAAGCCCTTCGCCGGTCTGCGGGCTTGACACAGGAAAATGTGGCGGAGGCGTTAGGAATCAGCGATAACTATGTCTCCAACATTGAGACAGGCCGGGATATCTGCTCTATGGTGGTTCTATTGGGGATGGCGAATTTGTATCATGCCAGTATGGACTATATTTTGGGGGAGAGCCTTGCGTATAACCTGGATAAAGAAGCGGACGGTGAGCGCCGTGCCGCGCTGCTGCATGAGATCAGCCGTCTGGACGAGGTGTCGTGTGGGCATCTGCTTAAATACATCCGCTTGATGCGGGATACAGAGCAATAA
- a CDS encoding 8-oxoguanine deaminase, which produces MSTLLIKNLHTLVTCDDRDSIIHQVDLLCKDGWIADIGPRLQDTADTVIDGSHLWCYPGLVNTHHHLYQVFSRNLPQVQNLELFDWLTALYEIWKGLNRDVVRLSSLTGMGELLKHGCTTCFDHHYVFPAGAGDLLGAQFAAAEELGVRMFASRGSMDLSRKDGGLPPDSVVQTVDEILRDSARVIEVYHDPRPGSMHQVALAPCSPFSVSPELLRQSAVLARQYGVRLHTHLCETRDEERWTLENHGVRPLEYMSSLGWTGPDVWYAHGIHFNDEELRELARTGTGVAHCPISNMKLSSGVARVPEMLALGVPVGLAVDGSASNDGSSLMEELRVCYLLHRLHASGAAPSGYQVLKLATRGSARLLGREDIGSLEVGKCADFFLVDSRRLELTGAEYSPADALATVGLRGPVDWTVVNGRVVVREGRLVSVDEERVAEEARACCRAYLS; this is translated from the coding sequence ATGTCCACTCTGCTGATCAAAAATCTCCATACCCTGGTGACATGCGATGATCGTGACTCCATCATCCACCAGGTGGACCTTCTTTGTAAGGACGGCTGGATTGCGGACATCGGCCCCCGTCTGCAAGATACCGCCGACACTGTGATTGACGGAAGCCATCTCTGGTGCTATCCAGGGCTCGTCAACACCCATCACCATCTCTACCAGGTCTTTTCCCGCAATCTGCCCCAAGTACAGAACCTGGAGCTCTTTGACTGGCTTACCGCCCTGTATGAGATTTGGAAGGGGCTGAACCGGGACGTGGTCCGCCTCAGCTCCCTCACTGGCATGGGCGAGCTTCTCAAGCACGGATGCACCACCTGTTTTGACCACCACTACGTCTTCCCCGCCGGAGCCGGGGATCTGCTAGGCGCGCAGTTTGCCGCCGCGGAGGAGCTGGGTGTGCGGATGTTTGCCTCCCGGGGCAGCATGGACCTGAGCCGTAAGGATGGCGGCCTGCCGCCGGACAGCGTGGTACAGACGGTGGACGAAATTCTGCGGGACTCCGCCCGGGTGATTGAGGTCTATCACGACCCCCGCCCCGGCTCCATGCATCAGGTGGCTCTGGCCCCCTGCTCCCCCTTCTCCGTCAGCCCGGAGCTGTTGCGGCAGAGCGCGGTTCTGGCCCGGCAGTACGGCGTGCGGCTCCACACCCACCTGTGCGAGACCCGGGACGAGGAGCGCTGGACGCTGGAAAATCACGGCGTGCGCCCGCTGGAATATATGTCGTCTCTGGGCTGGACCGGGCCGGACGTATGGTACGCCCATGGCATCCACTTCAACGACGAGGAGTTGCGGGAGCTGGCCAGAACCGGCACAGGCGTTGCTCACTGCCCCATCTCCAATATGAAGCTCAGTTCCGGCGTTGCCCGGGTTCCGGAGATGTTGGCCCTGGGCGTCCCAGTGGGGCTGGCGGTGGACGGCTCCGCCAGCAACGACGGCTCGTCCCTCATGGAGGAGTTACGGGTGTGCTATCTTCTGCACCGGCTCCATGCCAGCGGCGCAGCTCCCTCCGGCTACCAAGTGCTCAAACTGGCTACCCGAGGCAGCGCCCGCCTGCTGGGCCGGGAGGACATCGGCTCTTTGGAGGTTGGGAAGTGCGCCGACTTCTTCCTGGTGGACTCCCGCCGTCTGGAGCTGACTGGGGCGGAGTACAGCCCCGCCGACGCCCTTGCAACGGTGGGCCTCCGGGGCCCTGTGGACTGGACCGTGGTAAACGGCCGGGTCGTGGTCCGGGAAGGCCGGCTGGTCTCTGTGGACGAAGAACGGGTAGCGGAAGAAGCCCGGGCCTGTTGCCGTGCGTATCTATCTTAA
- a CDS encoding dicarboxylate/amino acid:cation symporter: MERTSVKRNYVFLAIMLGAMVAGAAVGWFFPVVKDADGTVLEAGATIFKPLGTVFINLMFCIVVPMVFASISSAVANMKSRRRAGKIMGVTVATFVVTGAIAAVIMFVLMRLFPPVLTPWTEFQTGEMGDYASLSELIVNFFTAEDFVGLLSRQAMLPLIVFSLLFGFAVNLTGGGETLVGKFLDNLAEVMLKFVQLVTYYAPIAFFGFFADLVATYGSQIVENYVRALAVYYPLCFLYIFTAWPLFAWFGGGKGAVKTMFAHIAKPAIVSLGTCSSVATIPTNMEAAADTGISKDVTDMVLPLGATMHMDGSCFSCVLKIAFVFGVFGQPFTFSQLVPVVLVAVLSSVGMSGVPGGGYIGEYIICSIFFADHMEIAFPILVTIGNLVDPPATMINSAGDYVASFLVSRFVDGKNWLQRAGRQL, from the coding sequence ATGGAGAGAACGTCTGTCAAAAGGAATTATGTCTTCCTGGCCATCATGCTGGGAGCCATGGTGGCCGGCGCCGCTGTGGGCTGGTTTTTCCCTGTGGTGAAGGACGCCGATGGAACTGTGTTGGAGGCTGGCGCCACCATCTTCAAGCCCTTGGGCACGGTATTCATCAATCTCATGTTCTGTATCGTGGTTCCCATGGTCTTCGCCTCCATCTCCAGCGCTGTGGCCAACATGAAAAGCCGCAGGCGGGCCGGAAAAATCATGGGCGTCACCGTGGCCACCTTTGTTGTTACCGGCGCGATCGCGGCTGTGATCATGTTCGTTCTGATGCGGCTGTTTCCTCCGGTCCTCACCCCTTGGACGGAGTTTCAGACCGGGGAGATGGGCGACTACGCCTCCTTGTCCGAGCTGATCGTCAACTTCTTCACCGCCGAGGATTTTGTGGGGCTGCTGTCCCGGCAGGCCATGCTGCCGTTGATCGTATTCTCCTTACTCTTTGGCTTTGCGGTGAACCTGACTGGCGGTGGGGAAACCCTGGTTGGAAAATTTCTGGATAACCTGGCGGAGGTCATGCTGAAATTCGTCCAGCTCGTCACCTACTATGCCCCCATCGCCTTCTTCGGCTTCTTTGCCGATCTGGTGGCTACCTACGGTTCTCAGATCGTGGAGAACTATGTTCGAGCCCTGGCAGTCTACTATCCGCTTTGCTTCCTTTATATCTTCACGGCGTGGCCGTTATTTGCCTGGTTTGGAGGCGGAAAAGGCGCGGTCAAAACCATGTTCGCCCACATTGCCAAGCCCGCCATCGTCTCTCTGGGCACCTGCTCTTCCGTGGCCACCATCCCCACCAATATGGAGGCCGCCGCCGACACTGGCATCTCCAAGGATGTCACCGACATGGTACTGCCTCTGGGCGCCACCATGCACATGGATGGCTCCTGCTTTTCCTGCGTGCTGAAAATCGCCTTTGTATTCGGCGTGTTCGGGCAGCCGTTTACATTCTCCCAGCTGGTTCCGGTGGTGCTGGTGGCGGTGCTGTCCTCTGTGGGCATGAGCGGCGTCCCAGGCGGCGGATATATTGGGGAGTATATCATTTGCTCCATCTTCTTCGCTGATCATATGGAGATTGCCTTCCCCATCTTGGTGACTATCGGCAATCTGGTGGACCCTCCCGCCACCATGATTAACTCCGCCGGGGACTATGTGGCAAGCTTCCTGGTCTCCCGCTTTGTGGACGGGAAAAACTGGCTACAGCGCGCCGGCAGGCAGCTTTAA
- the dapF gene encoding diaminopimelate epimerase, whose protein sequence is MRFWKMNGAGNDFVVLNNLEEHLPAECLPQAARTLCQRHLSIGADGLMVVDAPTQGGDYKMLFFNSDGSVGEMCGNGARCICRYGYELGLAGETQTVETTAGIVTGRRITQRLYRVRLNDPTTVKLDAPVEVDGIRHPCSYVELGNPGLPHAVVPYPNLRDADESQLRELGRKLRWHPAFPKGANVNFYEILGDDLLYERTFERGVEDFTYACGTGTGSVVAVLTLLGRVTGRNVRVDMKGGTLTIDVEHAGSQVTGLYLTGPTNVVCKGEVTDEDLNLF, encoded by the coding sequence TTGCGATTTTGGAAAATGAACGGAGCTGGAAATGACTTTGTGGTGCTGAACAACTTAGAGGAGCACCTGCCGGCGGAGTGTTTGCCGCAGGCCGCTCGGACGCTGTGCCAGCGGCATCTGTCCATCGGCGCGGACGGCTTGATGGTGGTGGATGCCCCCACCCAGGGCGGAGACTATAAAATGCTGTTTTTCAACAGTGACGGCAGCGTGGGCGAGATGTGCGGCAACGGCGCCCGGTGTATCTGCCGATACGGATATGAACTGGGTCTCGCCGGGGAGACCCAGACGGTGGAGACCACCGCCGGCATTGTCACGGGACGGCGTATCACCCAGCGGCTGTACCGGGTCCGCCTCAACGATCCCACCACAGTGAAGCTGGACGCCCCCGTGGAGGTAGACGGCATCCGGCATCCCTGCTCCTATGTGGAACTGGGTAATCCGGGCCTTCCCCATGCCGTGGTGCCCTATCCCAATCTGAGGGACGCCGATGAATCTCAGCTGCGGGAGCTTGGCAGAAAGCTCCGGTGGCACCCAGCTTTCCCCAAGGGCGCCAATGTCAATTTCTACGAAATCCTGGGCGATGACTTGCTTTACGAGCGGACATTTGAGCGGGGTGTGGAGGATTTCACCTATGCCTGCGGCACTGGCACCGGGTCCGTGGTTGCGGTGCTGACTCTGCTGGGGAGGGTAACTGGCCGAAACGTCCGGGTTGACATGAAGGGCGGAACGCTGACCATAGATGTGGAGCATGCCGGCTCTCAAGTGACCGGCCTCTATCTGACCGGCCCTACGAATGTGGTCTGCAAAGGCGAGGTCACGGACGAAGATCTAAATCTATTTTGA